One region of Streptococcus salivarius genomic DNA includes:
- a CDS encoding alpha/beta hydrolase has product MKFRKKTKLAFILVAVFLIGLAVPSYSWTRKNVKEIETFYNSKLSPIIMIPGSSATENRFDGLVRKLNQDRHGVKHSLLKVKVWNNGRITFEGKIKAKDNEPVIVIGFENNKDGYSNIKKQAKMMNQAFEALQNKYNFNNFKGLAHSNGGLIYTAFIENYLSDYDVKINSLMTIGTPYNFTETNIKNKSVMLADFIAGKKNIPSTLHVYSVAGTITYDSDELVPDASVSAGKYIYQNQAKSYTEITVTGEDAQHSDLPTNDEVVDLVKQHIEGQGVRKKQKTKLEPQ; this is encoded by the coding sequence ATGAAGTTCCGTAAAAAAACGAAATTGGCCTTTATCCTTGTTGCGGTCTTTCTCATTGGTTTGGCTGTTCCGTCTTATAGTTGGACCAGGAAAAATGTCAAGGAAATCGAGACTTTCTATAATTCAAAATTGTCTCCTATTATCATGATTCCAGGGAGCTCCGCTACAGAAAATCGTTTTGATGGCTTGGTACGTAAGCTCAATCAAGACCGTCATGGGGTTAAGCATAGCCTCCTCAAGGTCAAGGTTTGGAACAATGGTCGTATTACCTTTGAGGGCAAAATCAAGGCTAAGGACAACGAACCAGTCATTGTTATCGGATTTGAAAATAACAAAGATGGCTATAGTAATATCAAGAAACAGGCTAAGATGATGAATCAGGCCTTTGAAGCCTTGCAGAATAAATACAATTTCAATAATTTTAAAGGTCTGGCCCATTCCAATGGTGGTCTGATTTATACAGCCTTTATTGAAAATTATCTGAGTGACTATGATGTTAAGATAAACTCACTCATGACTATCGGGACGCCCTATAATTTCACTGAAACCAATATCAAAAATAAATCAGTCATGCTTGCGGATTTCATAGCTGGCAAGAAGAATATTCCGTCCACCCTACATGTCTATTCGGTAGCAGGAACTATCACTTATGATTCGGACGAGTTGGTGCCTGATGCCAGTGTGTCCGCTGGGAAATATATCTATCAGAACCAAGCAAAGAGCTATACTGAAATTACGGTTACAGGTGAAGATGCTCAGCACTCGGACTTGCCAACCAATGATGAAGTTGTGGATCTGGTCAAACAGCATATTGAGGGGCAGGGTGTCCGTAAGAAACAAAAGACCAAACTAGAGCCTCAGTAA
- a CDS encoding FlxA-like family protein encodes MKYIWLSFIPLLFLIYTGSEKKIKRLNKRIKGLEKQLKGNKEMSRLLEELKGQTVSIRLNGFGSNWKIVDFDEDWVKLSRGGIKQHRVTKLVRIEDVELIQQLR; translated from the coding sequence ATGAAATATATTTGGCTATCTTTTATTCCACTTCTGTTTCTGATTTATACGGGCTCAGAGAAGAAGATAAAAAGATTGAACAAACGTATCAAAGGGTTGGAAAAACAATTGAAAGGAAATAAAGAAATGTCTAGACTTTTAGAAGAATTGAAAGGGCAAACGGTCAGTATTAGACTAAATGGTTTTGGAAGTAATTGGAAAATTGTTGATTTTGATGAAGATTGGGTTAAATTAAGCCGTGGGGGTATTAAACAACATAGGGTGACAAAATTAGTTCGTATTGAAGATGTTGAATTAATTCAGCAATTGAGGTAG
- a CDS encoding Rrf2 family transcriptional regulator: MQIPSRFTIAVHILTLIAQNKGNETKLTSDFMAGSVGVNPVIIRKTLSQLKKADLISVQRGTGGASLLKDPEEINLLQVYRAVDSIGPSGQLFSFHDNPNPACPVGRNIHGILDQSLEDVQMAMEKELEKKTLAGILKDAKANWKEAGA; encoded by the coding sequence ATGCAAATTCCAAGTCGCTTTACCATTGCCGTTCATATTTTGACTCTTATAGCACAAAATAAGGGAAATGAAACTAAGTTAACCAGTGACTTTATGGCTGGTAGTGTGGGAGTTAACCCTGTTATTATCCGCAAAACCTTGTCGCAACTAAAGAAAGCAGACTTAATTTCAGTTCAAAGGGGAACAGGTGGAGCTAGCTTGCTCAAGGACCCAGAAGAAATCAACCTTCTTCAGGTTTATCGTGCTGTGGATAGCATCGGCCCAAGTGGTCAACTCTTTAGTTTCCATGACAATCCTAACCCAGCCTGTCCAGTAGGACGAAATATTCATGGAATCTTGGACCAAAGCCTAGAAGACGTTCAAATGGCAATGGAAAAAGAGCTTGAAAAGAAAACCTTGGCTGGTATTTTAAAAGATGCCAAGGCAAACTGGAAAGAAGCCGGAGCTTGA
- a CDS encoding TetR/AcrR family transcriptional regulator: protein MPPKVKFSKEAIIGTALQLVREQGMSSLTARALAEKLGATPRVIFGQFANMAELQAEVIGAAEMVVVEYIRKALEDEKPFRSVGVAYILFASKEPQLFQLLFQNPSKEPIRRFQDFLPMKDHSYQLILDSIVADYPLTVEEAGRLYQHLFIYSHGMASMVASGIYQFGMEEVIGLLTEVCQSLIKEMVGKK from the coding sequence ATGCCACCCAAGGTTAAATTTAGTAAAGAGGCTATCATTGGGACAGCTTTACAATTGGTACGCGAACAGGGCATGTCTAGTTTGACAGCTAGAGCATTAGCGGAGAAACTGGGAGCTACACCAAGAGTCATTTTTGGGCAATTTGCTAATATGGCTGAGTTACAAGCAGAGGTTATTGGTGCTGCGGAGATGGTCGTGGTGGAGTATATTCGCAAGGCCTTAGAAGATGAAAAGCCTTTTCGATCTGTCGGGGTTGCTTATATCCTTTTCGCCTCAAAAGAGCCCCAACTATTTCAATTGCTTTTCCAAAATCCTAGCAAAGAGCCGATTCGTCGCTTTCAAGATTTTCTTCCCATGAAGGATCATAGTTACCAATTGATTCTGGATTCGATCGTTGCAGACTATCCTTTGACTGTAGAGGAGGCTGGTCGCTTATACCAGCATCTATTTATCTACTCACACGGGATGGCCTCTATGGTTGCTTCTGGTATTTATCAGTTCGGCATGGAAGAAGTGATTGGATTACTGACAGAGGTTTGTCAATCTCTCATCAAAGAAATGGTAGGAAAGAAATGA
- a CDS encoding FtsX-like permease family protein, with the protein MFSVKDIRKLVVVSIIGACAVFVANLFLNFYLDIEQLEISKTNPMIQTYYDAQVALSWMVAMVSGVVLSLTSVLLMCFYIKQFVDDHKEQLGILKALGYSNGQLAKRFWAFGLSFGAGALLGYFASFFMMGHFYDFRNEKGILPEITIHFHWQLLLTLVILPTTFFMVLAIGYARRQLQTPALRLLKKSPSPIKVKRRKRAFKKDKSFLKELSSSLIWGRKSILFFVVFGSMCFAAMVQLSFGLRDYTDDIIQTMMIMIGLILSFSILFLSLGIVVSESRETLALMKAFGYTNRECQNHILAPYRFWAYLGFVLGTAYQYGIMEILIGVIKDTVPEKIEHNFDWNVCFWTSLGFAVVYESLFYLSNRKLQKQTIKEVLLAE; encoded by the coding sequence ATGTTTTCAGTAAAAGATATTCGAAAATTAGTTGTCGTCAGTATCATTGGAGCCTGTGCGGTCTTTGTGGCCAATCTCTTCTTGAATTTTTACTTGGATATCGAGCAGTTGGAGATTTCTAAAACCAATCCCATGATTCAGACCTACTATGATGCCCAGGTTGCGCTTTCCTGGATGGTGGCCATGGTCAGTGGAGTCGTCTTGTCCTTGACGTCGGTCCTTCTCATGTGTTTTTATATCAAACAATTTGTCGATGACCACAAGGAACAATTAGGGATTTTAAAGGCTTTGGGCTATAGCAATGGCCAGTTGGCTAAACGATTTTGGGCTTTTGGACTTAGTTTTGGAGCTGGAGCGCTTCTTGGCTATTTTGCTTCATTTTTCATGATGGGACATTTTTACGACTTCCGTAATGAGAAGGGGATTTTGCCAGAAATTACCATTCACTTTCACTGGCAGCTCTTGCTTACTTTGGTGATCCTGCCAACGACCTTCTTTATGGTTCTCGCGATTGGTTATGCTAGAAGACAACTACAAACGCCGGCTCTTCGCTTATTGAAAAAGTCCCCAAGTCCGATCAAGGTCAAAAGGAGAAAGAGGGCTTTCAAGAAAGACAAATCCTTCTTAAAAGAGCTGTCTTCGTCACTGATTTGGGGGAGAAAATCTATCTTGTTCTTTGTAGTCTTTGGCTCCATGTGTTTTGCAGCCATGGTTCAATTGTCCTTTGGCTTAAGAGATTACACAGATGACATCATCCAAACCATGATGATTATGATTGGCTTAATTCTTTCTTTCTCGATTCTCTTTTTGTCATTGGGGATTGTCGTCTCAGAAAGTCGCGAAACCTTAGCCTTGATGAAGGCTTTTGGCTACACCAATCGTGAATGCCAAAATCATATTCTCGCTCCCTATCGTTTTTGGGCCTATTTAGGATTTGTTCTTGGGACGGCTTATCAATACGGTATCATGGAAATTTTGATTGGTGTGATTAAAGATACGGTTCCTGAAAAGATTGAGCATAACTTTGATTGGAATGTTTGCTTCTGGACCTCGCTTGGCTTTGCTGTGGTTTACGAAAGCCTCTTTTATCTATCCAACAGAAAACTCCAAAAGCAAACCATCAAAGAAGTACTCTTAGCTGAATGA
- a CDS encoding PTS transporter subunit EIIC, whose translation MTNYLVQRFLWFRERGFVQITQKTLVSLFPFFLFSGIIRVISLSVFSELGYINQLFSVSDWLPAFKITGQVLINLSNFLGGLAGPLSTYFAGKYTAGHYGRSTGTAGVTSLLVSLIIGSQELLLSPLNDGVLTRINLPASINIMLAIFVGYLVGQIFRFSRASDDQIVDKDYIYQPKTVRPIFLSLILAIGLNILFVIGEQDNVFLTIRQVTSTFTVTDNHLFSTFMMGLLNTFSAWIGNSQAFALNSIADDSFALENLTYAVSHHTTTGLPHLYTLTNLYHSYGLVAGIGSGLALLVALLLKSTSFKDKKVSLLSVFPSLFNNGAPLMVGIPVLLNLVYLIPFLLAPMVNMGIAAVALAIRLMPAAVYPVPDGTPSLLYAFIGTGGSLRALAVSLLCFAIDVAIFIPFVHLSNKVQHGLKEEGESNEVP comes from the coding sequence ATGACAAACTATTTGGTCCAAAGGTTTCTCTGGTTTCGTGAGCGAGGCTTCGTCCAAATTACGCAGAAAACCTTGGTTTCGCTCTTTCCCTTTTTCCTATTTTCAGGAATTATTCGGGTGATTTCACTATCTGTCTTTTCGGAGCTTGGTTATATTAACCAATTGTTTTCAGTTTCTGACTGGTTACCGGCCTTTAAGATAACTGGGCAGGTGCTCATTAATCTTTCCAACTTTCTTGGTGGCTTAGCCGGGCCCTTATCAACCTACTTTGCAGGAAAATACACAGCTGGTCACTATGGTAGAAGTACTGGTACAGCTGGTGTGACATCCCTTTTGGTTAGCTTAATTATAGGATCGCAGGAACTGTTGCTGTCACCGCTAAACGATGGTGTTTTGACTCGCATCAATTTACCGGCTTCAATCAACATTATGTTGGCTATCTTTGTGGGCTATCTGGTTGGCCAGATTTTTCGCTTTTCAAGAGCTAGTGATGATCAGATTGTGGACAAGGACTATATTTATCAACCAAAGACCGTCCGTCCCATTTTTTTGTCACTCATTTTAGCTATTGGACTTAACATTCTCTTTGTGATTGGAGAGCAAGATAATGTTTTTCTGACGATTAGGCAGGTTACCTCTACCTTTACTGTAACTGATAATCACCTGTTCTCAACCTTTATGATGGGACTTTTGAACACTTTTTCTGCTTGGATTGGAAATAGTCAGGCTTTTGCCCTAAATTCAATTGCCGATGATAGTTTTGCCTTGGAAAATTTGACCTATGCTGTTTCCCATCATACGACGACTGGGCTCCCCCACCTTTACACACTAACAAATCTTTATCATAGTTATGGCTTGGTGGCTGGTATTGGATCAGGTCTGGCTCTCTTGGTAGCTCTACTCTTAAAATCAACCAGCTTTAAGGATAAGAAGGTTAGTCTTCTTAGTGTTTTCCCTAGTCTTTTTAATAATGGGGCCCCCTTAATGGTAGGGATACCAGTCTTACTAAATCTGGTCTACCTGATTCCTTTTCTTCTAGCACCTATGGTTAATATGGGAATAGCTGCGGTGGCTTTGGCTATTCGTCTTATGCCTGCTGCAGTTTACCCTGTACCAGATGGCACGCCGAGCCTTCTTTACGCCTTTATTGGAACTGGTGGTAGCCTGCGGGCACTTGCTGTTAGCCTGCTCTGTTTTGCGATTGATGTTGCAATCTTTATTCCCTTTGTTCATCTGTCTAATAAGGTGCAACACGGTTTGAAAGAGGAAGGAGAAAGCAATGAAGTTCCGTAA
- a CDS encoding aldo/keto reductase → MKYIDFAKNERLSTIVLGMMRISQMSVDEVEALVEAALSIGINTFDLADIYGNGQCEQLLGKVLKRRPDLRDQMWIQSKCGIRKDGFTYFDFSKDYILDSVDGILERLQIERLDSLLLHRPDALMEPEEVAAAFNHLEQAGKVRHFGVSNQNPMMMELLKTAVKQPLKVNQLQLSAAFTPSFDAGFHVNMEGPKAAVRDGSVFEYCRLNDTVIQAWSVLQHGYFKGNFVGNEEFADLNHVLNDLAKKYQVTPTAIALAWVLRYPGKMQAVIGTTKPQHVLEAAKAAEVTLTRKEWYQIYLAAGNDLP, encoded by the coding sequence ATGAAGTATATTGATTTTGCTAAAAATGAGCGCTTGTCAACCATTGTCCTTGGGATGATGCGGATTAGTCAGATGAGTGTAGATGAGGTGGAGGCCTTGGTGGAGGCAGCCTTGTCGATTGGAATCAACACCTTTGATTTAGCGGATATTTATGGCAATGGACAGTGTGAGCAGCTTCTTGGTAAGGTCCTCAAACGTCGTCCTGATCTTCGTGATCAGATGTGGATTCAGTCTAAGTGTGGGATTCGCAAAGATGGCTTTACCTATTTTGATTTTTCGAAGGACTATATTTTGGACTCTGTCGATGGCATCCTCGAGCGTCTGCAGATTGAACGCTTGGATAGTCTTCTCCTTCACCGACCGGATGCCCTCATGGAGCCTGAAGAAGTGGCGGCAGCTTTTAATCACTTGGAGCAAGCGGGAAAGGTCCGTCATTTTGGGGTGTCCAATCAAAATCCTATGATGATGGAATTGCTTAAGACGGCTGTCAAACAACCTCTCAAGGTCAACCAGTTGCAGTTGAGTGCTGCCTTTACACCGAGCTTTGATGCTGGTTTTCATGTCAATATGGAAGGGCCAAAAGCAGCTGTGCGAGATGGCAGTGTTTTTGAGTATTGTCGCTTAAACGATACGGTGATTCAGGCCTGGTCTGTCCTCCAGCATGGCTATTTCAAGGGAAATTTTGTCGGCAATGAAGAGTTTGCGGACCTCAATCACGTCCTCAATGACTTGGCGAAAAAATACCAAGTCACACCGACAGCCATCGCCCTTGCTTGGGTCCTTCGTTATCCAGGTAAGATGCAGGCGGTCATCGGAACAACCAAGCCACAGCATGTCCTTGAAGCAGCGAAAGCAGCAGAAGTCACTTTGACGCGCAAGGAATGGTACCAAATCTACCTGGCTGCAGGAAATGATTTGCCTTAG
- a CDS encoding SemiSWEET family transporter, with product MSDKQMKTLGWVATFMSVMMYVSYVPQIMDNLSGHKGNFIQPLVAAINCSLWVYYGLFKKERDLPLAAANAPGIIFGLITALTALF from the coding sequence ATGTCAGATAAACAAATGAAAACCCTTGGTTGGGTGGCAACCTTCATGTCAGTTATGATGTATGTATCATACGTACCACAAATCATGGACAATTTGTCTGGTCATAAAGGAAACTTTATCCAACCATTGGTAGCGGCTATCAACTGTAGCCTTTGGGTTTACTATGGTCTCTTTAAAAAAGAACGTGACCTTCCCCTTGCTGCTGCAAATGCGCCAGGTATCATCTTTGGATTGATTACAGCATTGACAGCTTTGTTCTAA
- a CDS encoding ABC transporter permease, whose product MLHTIHADFYRLFRSKGFWISEIILALNIISGVLLGGTGHVGVETGAKQAVKSASSWTGVGSLINYSSSISMTVLFTLIVVSIILGVDLAQKLYKNNLTSGISRSGFFFAKATVIVAITLGQLLLSYGLAFVLGTLCHGLGTVPDHFVRNFALTFLLQFLCNLAWVSLTTVALYLTHSIVTTFVTYTLGLVALTVPAAIFPKVEILKYLSLNFNYGMTADKTIIQNTAIVAVAFILAFTTLSLITFEKQDL is encoded by the coding sequence ATGTTACACACTATTCACGCCGATTTCTATCGACTCTTCCGTTCTAAAGGATTTTGGATTTCTGAAATTATCCTAGCCCTAAACATTATTTCTGGTGTCCTATTGGGAGGCACAGGGCATGTAGGCGTAGAAACTGGGGCAAAACAAGCCGTTAAAAGCGCCTCTTCGTGGACCGGTGTCGGATCACTGATTAATTACTCTAGTAGTATCTCCATGACAGTCCTCTTCACTTTAATTGTGGTCTCTATCATTTTGGGTGTTGATTTAGCACAAAAATTGTACAAGAATAATCTCACCTCTGGCATTTCACGGAGCGGGTTCTTCTTCGCCAAGGCAACCGTCATTGTAGCTATCACTTTAGGACAACTCCTCCTGTCTTACGGCCTTGCCTTTGTTCTAGGTACTCTTTGCCACGGTCTTGGAACTGTACCTGATCACTTTGTTAGAAACTTTGCCTTAACTTTCCTTCTCCAATTCTTGTGTAATCTAGCTTGGGTAAGTCTGACCACGGTTGCCCTCTACCTCACACATTCTATCGTGACAACCTTTGTGACTTACACCCTTGGTTTAGTAGCTTTAACCGTACCAGCAGCAATCTTCCCTAAAGTAGAAATTTTGAAATACTTGTCACTCAACTTTAATTACGGCATGACTGCAGATAAAACTATCATTCAAAATACTGCGATAGTGGCAGTAGCATTTATCCTAGCATTCACAACACTCAGCTTGATTACTTTTGAAAAACAAGACTTATGA
- a CDS encoding nitroreductase family protein has protein sequence MTNFTDLQTKRRSIYALGKDVELSNQELIDTIQGAVLNTPTAFNSQTSRVVILLDEESDAFWNEIAYSELEKVTPAEAFEGTKERLKGFAQAKGTILFYEDQDVVKGLQEQFPLYADNFPIWSEQGHGIALYATWLALAEKNIGMNVQHYNPLVDAQLAEKYDIPANWKLRAQAPFGQIVAPAGDKDIQTEGRFKVFGDK, from the coding sequence ATGACAAACTTTACAGATTTACAAACAAAACGCCGTTCTATCTATGCATTGGGAAAAGATGTGGAACTTTCAAATCAAGAATTGATTGATACTATTCAAGGAGCTGTCCTTAACACACCAACAGCTTTCAACTCACAAACATCACGTGTGGTGATCTTGCTGGATGAAGAATCAGATGCCTTCTGGAATGAGATTGCTTATTCAGAGCTTGAAAAAGTGACACCTGCAGAAGCCTTCGAGGGAACAAAAGAACGTTTGAAAGGTTTTGCCCAAGCTAAGGGAACAATCCTCTTCTATGAAGATCAAGATGTGGTGAAAGGCCTTCAAGAGCAATTCCCACTTTATGCAGATAACTTCCCAATTTGGTCAGAACAAGGTCACGGAATCGCTCTTTATGCAACATGGTTGGCTTTGGCTGAGAAGAATATCGGCATGAACGTGCAACACTATAACCCACTTGTTGATGCCCAATTGGCTGAAAAATATGATATCCCAGCTAACTGGAAGCTCCGTGCCCAAGCACCATTTGGACAAATCGTCGCACCAGCAGGAGATAAGGACATCCAAACAGAAGGCCGTTTCAAAGTTTTTGGAGACAAATAA
- a CDS encoding helix-turn-helix transcriptional regulator: MRLKNRLKELRARDGLNQSELAKLAGVSRQSISLLERGEYTPSVIIAITIAQIFKEPVENVFSLVEEEE; the protein is encoded by the coding sequence ATGAGATTAAAAAATCGTCTGAAAGAGTTGAGGGCGCGTGATGGGCTCAACCAATCTGAGCTAGCCAAGCTAGCAGGGGTCTCGCGTCAGTCCATCAGTCTCTTGGAACGGGGGGAATATACTCCTTCGGTTATTATTGCCATCACCATCGCCCAGATTTTCAAAGAGCCTGTGGAAAATGTTTTTAGTCTAGTAGAGGAAGAGGAATGA
- a CDS encoding glutathione peroxidase codes for MTSLYDFTVSDQADQPVSLQDYKGKVVLIVNTATGCGLTPQYHGLQELYDKYKDQGFEILDFPCNQFMGQAPGSAEEINSFCTLNYHTTFPRFAKIKVNGKEAEPLFEWLKKEKSGPLGARIEWNFAKFLINREGKVVERFSSKTDPLKMEDAIKLLLNS; via the coding sequence ATGACATCCTTATACGATTTTACAGTTTCAGATCAAGCTGACCAACCCGTGTCTCTCCAGGACTATAAGGGCAAGGTCGTCTTAATCGTCAATACAGCAACAGGATGTGGTTTGACGCCACAATATCATGGCTTGCAGGAACTTTATGACAAATACAAAGACCAAGGATTCGAGATTCTTGATTTTCCTTGTAATCAGTTTATGGGGCAGGCACCTGGTAGTGCTGAGGAAATCAATAGCTTTTGCACCCTCAATTACCATACAACCTTCCCACGGTTTGCCAAAATCAAGGTCAATGGTAAGGAAGCAGAGCCACTTTTTGAGTGGCTTAAAAAAGAAAAATCCGGACCCCTTGGGGCTAGAATTGAATGGAACTTTGCTAAGTTTCTGATTAACCGTGAAGGTAAAGTCGTAGAACGCTTTTCTTCCAAAACTGATCCACTAAAAATGGAAGATGCTATCAAGCTTCTTCTTAATAGCTAA
- a CDS encoding ABC transporter ATP-binding protein, translated as MKKVLEVRHLTKRYGQHLALDNVNLTLEKGEVYGLIGRNGAGKTTLIKVITKLIRPSQGSISLFHSTSKSEWTHALKRVGSVIETPVALNHLNARQNLRYYCKIHHVPNPDKVIDEILDTVGLGHTGKKKFRSFSLGMKQRLGIAIALIAKPDLLILDEPINGLDPVAIKEFRQMIKKLSEEQGMTVLISSHILSELYQVSTRFGIIDHGHIIREITKDEFEHLSEDYIVLKTNQLALASRILQDQLHQHFKVVNSDNEIHIFDKSHVIKAIVKELVKQEVDIDEIYYKRQDLENYFTQLVDSERR; from the coding sequence ATGAAAAAGGTACTTGAGGTCAGACATCTGACTAAACGTTACGGCCAACACCTAGCACTCGACAATGTAAACCTGACCTTAGAAAAGGGTGAGGTCTATGGCCTTATCGGAAGAAACGGAGCAGGTAAGACAACACTGATTAAAGTCATCACTAAACTCATCCGCCCTAGCCAAGGCAGTATTTCCCTCTTCCACTCTACCTCCAAATCAGAGTGGACTCACGCACTGAAACGTGTTGGTTCTGTGATTGAAACACCAGTTGCCCTGAATCATCTCAATGCACGTCAAAACCTACGTTACTACTGCAAGATTCATCACGTTCCAAATCCTGACAAGGTCATTGATGAGATCCTTGATACAGTTGGACTTGGACACACTGGCAAGAAAAAATTTCGTAGTTTCTCACTGGGTATGAAGCAACGTCTAGGTATCGCTATTGCACTGATTGCAAAACCAGACCTACTTATTTTAGATGAACCGATTAATGGTCTCGACCCAGTTGCTATCAAAGAATTCCGCCAAATGATTAAAAAATTGAGCGAAGAGCAAGGTATGACAGTTCTCATCTCTAGCCATATCTTGTCTGAACTCTATCAAGTTTCAACCCGCTTTGGCATTATTGATCACGGTCACATCATCCGTGAAATCACTAAGGACGAATTCGAACATCTCAGCGAAGACTATATCGTTCTTAAAACTAACCAATTAGCCCTGGCTAGTCGCATTCTCCAAGACCAACTCCATCAACACTTCAAAGTGGTTAACAGCGACAATGAAATTCATATTTTTGACAAATCCCATGTTATAAAGGCAATTGTCAAAGAGCTGGTTAAACAAGAAGTTGACATCGATGAAATTTACTACAAACGTCAAGACTTAGAAAACTACTTCACACAACTAGTAGATTCAGAAAGGAGGTAG
- a CDS encoding VOC family protein: protein MTYDYNSKIYLAEAVLNVKDLAGQTAFYTQIIGLEVLSQTEKEVILGSGNKPLVHLIQTNREEAVKSSYGLYHMAILLPSREDLADVFKHIAELDYPFVGAADHGYSEALYLEDLEGNGIELYRDKPVAEWDIREDGRIVGVTEELSAQEIYEMGRKVEPFVIAEETRMGHIHLSVKDSQLASAFYQEVLELADKFTIPSASWIASGDYHHHLAVNEWGGKDLAKREEDMPGLAYYVLEVEDKGDLIAIAERANNRGAEVKWLSSNALTFEDNDGILTRVRKNINN, encoded by the coding sequence ATGACATACGATTATAATAGTAAGATTTATTTAGCGGAGGCAGTGCTAAATGTTAAGGATTTGGCTGGTCAGACAGCCTTTTATACACAGATTATAGGTCTTGAAGTCCTCTCCCAAACGGAAAAAGAGGTTATCTTGGGATCTGGAAACAAGCCTTTGGTCCACTTGATTCAAACTAATCGTGAAGAAGCGGTCAAGTCCAGTTACGGTCTTTACCATATGGCGATTTTGTTGCCGTCTCGCGAGGATCTGGCTGATGTTTTCAAACATATTGCTGAACTGGACTATCCTTTTGTTGGTGCAGCTGACCATGGTTATAGTGAAGCTCTTTATTTGGAAGACCTTGAGGGCAATGGTATTGAGCTCTATCGAGATAAGCCAGTCGCTGAGTGGGATATTCGTGAGGACGGTCGCATTGTTGGGGTAACAGAAGAACTCTCAGCCCAAGAAATTTACGAGATGGGACGCAAGGTTGAACCTTTTGTCATTGCTGAGGAAACCCGAATGGGACATATTCATTTATCAGTCAAGGATAGTCAGCTAGCTTCAGCTTTCTATCAGGAAGTTTTGGAGCTAGCAGATAAATTCACTATTCCAAGTGCTAGTTGGATTGCTTCAGGCGATTACCATCATCATTTGGCGGTCAATGAATGGGGTGGAAAGGACTTGGCAAAACGTGAAGAAGATATGCCCGGTCTTGCCTATTACGTCCTTGAAGTAGAAGACAAGGGAGATTTGATTGCTATTGCAGAGCGTGCTAATAATCGTGGAGCCGAGGTCAAATGGTTATCTTCTAATGCCTTAACATTCGAGGATAATGACGGTATTTTGACACGGGTAAGAAAAAATATTAATAATTAG
- a CDS encoding ABC transporter ATP-binding protein, with amino-acid sequence MIQLENVHKSYGQTKVLKGIDLQIQDQDDVVILGPSGSGKSTLLNVLSGLEKVDEGHILIQGQDLSQLTDAQLTAFRREKIAFIFQQYYLLPNLTVRQNVKMGADLANNHDFLQIIEDLGLGDKLDKYPSELSGGEQQRVSIARALAKKPEILFLDEPTGALDEETGRKILDYIWKLKEKLGFTLIMVTHNQNIADMARTIIRVNSGKITEVVTNDQPQTAYEIGW; translated from the coding sequence ATGATTCAACTAGAAAATGTGCACAAAAGTTACGGCCAAACCAAGGTTTTAAAAGGGATTGATTTGCAGATTCAAGACCAGGATGATGTGGTTATCCTCGGCCCTTCTGGATCGGGGAAATCAACTCTCTTAAATGTGCTGTCAGGCTTAGAAAAGGTAGACGAGGGGCATATCCTTATTCAAGGACAAGATTTATCACAACTCACGGATGCTCAATTGACAGCCTTTAGACGGGAGAAGATTGCCTTTATTTTCCAGCAGTATTATCTATTGCCTAATCTAACGGTTAGACAAAATGTAAAGATGGGAGCTGACCTGGCAAACAATCATGATTTTTTGCAGATTATCGAGGATTTGGGACTTGGCGATAAGCTGGACAAGTATCCGAGTGAATTGTCTGGTGGGGAACAGCAGAGAGTCTCCATTGCTCGGGCCTTGGCCAAAAAGCCAGAGATTCTTTTCTTAGATGAGCCTACGGGAGCCCTTGATGAAGAAACAGGACGCAAGATTCTCGACTATATCTGGAAACTGAAGGAAAAACTGGGCTTCACTTTAATCATGGTGACGCACAACCAAAATATTGCGGATATGGCTAGAACCATCATTCGTGTCAATAGTGGCAAGATTACCGAAGTTGTGACCAATGATCAGCCTCAGACTGCCTATGAGATTGGATGGTAA